In one Candidatus Peribacter riflensis genomic region, the following are encoded:
- a CDS encoding large subunit ribosomal protein L18, producing MKLTKIHHRLSRKRRIRARVRGTAVRPRLTVYRSLQQVTVQVIDDDAGKTIVAASTREAKAKPTIEGAKKLGTLIAKKAKDAKITSIVFDRNAYAYHGIVKSLADAAREGGLQF from the coding sequence ATGAAGCTCACCAAGATCCATCACCGGCTCAGCAGAAAGAGGCGCATCCGCGCACGGGTCCGCGGCACGGCTGTCCGTCCACGACTCACCGTGTACCGGTCGCTCCAGCAGGTCACCGTGCAGGTGATCGATGACGATGCCGGCAAGACGATCGTCGCCGCTTCCACGCGCGAGGCGAAGGCCAAGCCGACGATAGAGGGCGCAAAGAAGCTCGGCACGCTCATCGCGAAGAAGGCCAAAGACGCTAAGATCACCTCCATCGTCTTCGACCGCAATGCCTATGCCTATCATGGCATTGTGAAATCTCTGGCAGATGCCGCCCGCGAAGGCGGACTTCAATTCTGA